One Candidatus Desulfarcum epimagneticum genomic window carries:
- a CDS encoding conserved hypothetical protein (Evidence 4 : Unknown function but conserved in other organisms): MPNKKQISEFIGITPGFLRATNLANDWEKVDSSAGYIITPNVIQSLERISKGLTIKNGQKAFSLIGPYGSGKSAFAVFLCQLLGRDSERSKNATSLLSKANHPSLNKTQVKRVKKEGHGYLPIAITARRRPISQLLLDGILKAAFLLDLTKSTNHLISRIQEALEKKFWKDSGTIIQFLLEIKKEAVFQRFSGLFLMIDEAGKTLEYALQDKNGGDVYIFQEIAELANRQQKNPILFLIILHQMFDDYVELSDRTIRNEWVKVQERFQSVQFAESAATTIRMIAKAIRHSKSLPKAVGDKISEELSTLKRKEAPLPLGLNFSSFEKLAKDAWPLHPTVLLAIPHLFRRLAQNERSIFSYLTSLEPYGFQEFSKRELTEEDHFVRLKDIYNYLLANFEVGLSRLPHAKRLLEANDIIHSKAQLTVDEVDLIRSVALLNVLGEMCPLGATNRLMASAASNINKIESKLDTLRSQSILTYRRLDGTYRVWEGSDVDIHARMKEARRKLQMEGKSLYETLSQHLPSRSMVARRNSLETGAHRYFKIVYSERINGNYNNLFKCLDGAAGLILVLLPQADYKAAQTKANQATASYDVVK; encoded by the coding sequence ATGCCGAATAAAAAACAAATTTCTGAATTCATTGGTATAACACCCGGTTTTTTAAGAGCGACCAATTTGGCTAATGATTGGGAGAAGGTGGATAGTTCTGCTGGATATATTATTACCCCTAACGTAATACAGTCTTTGGAAAGAATATCGAAAGGCTTAACTATTAAAAATGGACAGAAAGCATTCTCTTTAATTGGACCATATGGAAGTGGTAAATCTGCGTTCGCCGTCTTTTTATGTCAATTATTGGGTAGGGATTCAGAACGTTCGAAAAATGCCACCTCATTACTATCTAAAGCCAATCACCCTTCTTTGAATAAAACCCAAGTGAAACGCGTTAAAAAAGAAGGACATGGCTACCTTCCCATTGCCATCACGGCACGGCGTCGTCCTATATCACAGTTGCTATTAGATGGCATTCTAAAAGCAGCTTTTCTTTTAGATCTAACGAAATCGACAAACCATTTAATATCAAGGATACAAGAAGCGCTTGAAAAAAAATTCTGGAAAGATTCAGGCACGATTATTCAATTTCTTTTGGAGATAAAAAAGGAAGCTGTATTTCAAAGATTTTCCGGGTTGTTTCTAATGATTGATGAAGCTGGAAAAACACTTGAGTATGCGCTACAAGACAAAAATGGAGGCGATGTATATATATTTCAGGAAATTGCCGAGCTTGCCAACAGACAACAAAAAAATCCAATTTTGTTTTTAATCATATTGCACCAAATGTTTGATGATTATGTTGAGCTGTCTGATCGTACGATTAGAAATGAGTGGGTTAAAGTGCAAGAGAGATTTCAATCTGTTCAATTCGCCGAGTCGGCAGCAACAACCATCCGAATGATTGCAAAAGCGATAAGGCATTCAAAATCTCTGCCTAAAGCAGTTGGTGATAAAATTTCAGAAGAGTTGTCGACATTAAAAAGAAAAGAAGCTCCTTTACCACTAGGATTGAATTTTAGCTCTTTTGAAAAATTAGCCAAAGATGCTTGGCCTCTTCATCCAACAGTATTGCTTGCTATCCCACATTTATTTAGGCGTTTGGCACAGAATGAGCGATCAATTTTTTCATATTTAACCAGCCTTGAACCTTATGGATTTCAAGAGTTTAGTAAAAGGGAACTTACCGAAGAAGACCATTTTGTTCGATTGAAAGATATTTATAATTATCTATTGGCCAATTTTGAGGTTGGACTGTCTCGTCTACCTCATGCAAAAAGGCTTTTAGAAGCCAATGATATTATTCATAGCAAGGCCCAGCTAACGGTTGATGAAGTTGATTTAATTCGCTCAGTAGCATTGTTGAATGTTTTAGGTGAAATGTGTCCCCTGGGGGCTACTAACCGCTTGATGGCCAGCGCCGCATCAAATATCAATAAGATTGAAAGCAAACTAGACACGTTAAGAAGCCAATCTATATTAACTTATCGGAGATTGGATGGCACCTATAGAGTGTGGGAGGGTAGTGATGTCGATATACATGCCAGAATGAAGGAAGCCAGACGAAAACTACAAATGGAGGGCAAGTCTTTGTACGAAACTTTGTCCCAACATTTGCCTTCACGTTCCATGGTAGCCAGGCGGAATAGCCTGGAAACTGGCGCGCACAGATATTTCAAGATAGTTTATTCAGAAAGAATAAACGGTAACTACAACAATCTTTTTAAGTGTTTAGATGGGGCGGCAGGTTTAATTTTAGTATTGCTTCCTCAAGCAGACTATAAGGCAGCTCAAACTAAGGCCAATCAAGCGACAGCGTCCTATGACGTGGTCAAGTAA
- a CDS encoding conserved hypothetical protein (Evidence 4 : Unknown function but conserved in other organisms), translating into MHRERERLIPKVKEIHRLSRASYGTRRISKELEAQGESCGRAKAGTLMKLAGVEVKQRRKFKATTNSKHNLPVAPNLLARKFSSPEPDRVYCSDITYIWTNEGWLYLAVVLDLYSRRVVGWSMSDRITRKLVMDSLRMAIWRRRSGPGLIFHSDRGSQYCSKDFQEMLKVNGIISSMSRKGDCWDNSVAESFFGSLKTERVFDSRYFRREEARRDIVDYIEMFYNSKRRHSYLGYLSPKEFEKMTALKKAA; encoded by the coding sequence ATGCATCGGGAGCGGGAGCGGTTAATCCCCAAGGTAAAAGAAATTCATCGACTGTCAAGAGCATCATACGGAACTCGACGGATATCGAAGGAATTGGAGGCTCAGGGAGAGTCTTGCGGCAGGGCAAAAGCGGGAACTTTAATGAAGCTCGCCGGAGTCGAGGTAAAGCAGAGAAGAAAGTTCAAAGCAACCACGAATAGCAAGCACAATCTGCCGGTGGCGCCGAACCTTTTGGCAAGAAAGTTTTCTTCGCCTGAGCCTGATCGAGTCTATTGTTCGGATATCACGTATATATGGACAAATGAGGGCTGGCTTTACCTGGCGGTTGTTCTGGATTTATATTCCCGCCGGGTTGTAGGGTGGTCAATGAGTGATAGAATAACCAGAAAATTGGTAATGGATTCTCTGCGTATGGCTATTTGGCGTCGGAGGTCAGGACCCGGTCTTATTTTTCATTCAGATCGCGGCAGTCAGTATTGCAGCAAAGATTTTCAGGAAATGTTGAAAGTAAATGGAATCATCAGCAGCATGAGTCGAAAGGGCGACTGCTGGGATAACAGTGTGGCTGAAAGTTTTTTTGGGAGTCTGAAAACAGAACGTGTGTTCGATTCCAGGTATTTCCGAAGGGAAGAAGCCCGGCGAGATATTGTTGATTACATCGAGATGTTTTACAACAGCAAACGTCGTCATTCTTACTTGGGCTATCTGAGCCCAAAAGAATTTGAAAAAATGACGGCCTTGAAAAAAGCAGCCTAA
- a CDS encoding transposase, which translates to MKAKKRRSYTKEFKEEAVKLVTEQGYTLAEAGRNLGVHANVLGRWKRNIQSGGQDGAPHNSAVSIKDELKQLRKENKRLRLEREILKKAAAFFAKELG; encoded by the coding sequence ATGAAGGCAAAGAAAAGACGCAGTTACACAAAGGAATTCAAAGAGGAAGCGGTAAAACTTGTCACCGAACAAGGATATACCCTTGCTGAGGCAGGTCGAAACCTTGGGGTTCACGCCAATGTGCTTGGCCGGTGGAAAAGAAACATCCAGAGCGGTGGACAGGATGGGGCGCCCCATAACAGCGCAGTATCCATAAAGGACGAATTAAAACAGTTGCGCAAAGAGAATAAACGGCTGAGACTGGAGCGTGAAATATTAAAAAAAGCGGCGGCCTTCTTTGCGAAAGAACTGGGGTAA